The Mytilus galloprovincialis chromosome 3, xbMytGall1.hap1.1, whole genome shotgun sequence genomic interval AAATttcatattgaccaatgaaccatacaaatgaggtcaaggtcagatgaaccctacCAGACATACATGATCACCTTGCAAACATTCAAAACGTTCATAGCGGACTTTCGTATTTAAGAAGAAGACCAAACTACTGAAACTTAACATTAActaataaacaatgaaaataaggtcaaggataaatgaaacatgtacatgtacactttacaatcattccatgcatCAAATAAAGTTGACATATAATTGCTCATGGtataaaaagcagaaaaaaaataccagaccttaacattgaccaataaatcATGAACATGTaccatatagttgacctaataaTGAAACTTTAATCTTGGTCAACGATCTATTACTCATAAAAATAAGGCCAATGACTTTCAACTTTAATCTTGATCAACGATCTATTACTCATAAAAATAAGGCCAATGACTTTCAACATAGGCATGTGTATACAAGGTATGAAGCCTAAAGTCTTCTTCactctgaaatataaagcttaatACATATGGTATGCAATGCCACCAGATTGTATTCCCTATGTCTCAAATTCTTCGACTTACATTGcagataattaaataaaaaacagcaatcaataaacaaaatttaacagtAAATATCACCCACAAATGATAAAcctttgaatgaaaaaaaaatagactaatAGATATCTTTGTGAAGGCTTCTGAGATTTGAAAATAATAGTGGGACATAAAAACaagttttatcaataaatataagaaatgTTGAGGTTAATAAGAGAGCAACATgagcaaacaaaaaatacatctAGGGAATAACATAATGCCATCTACAGTAGACCTATGTATATACCATACATTAGGCTCTAAACAGCAAAGAGTATGGAAAATGTGTTGAATACTTGAATAGGGCACACCAATGAACTGACATCCACACATAACGTATTTACACAGCAAAATATATAAGAACAAACCACTAGTTAGATTTCAGATTTGGGCTAGGTATATTAAAACATGTAGCAGGTTAAACCAATTTATGGTTCCTTctttgaaataacaaatgtacAAAGAAGAACATCCACTAAAACATCAGGTCAGAAATAATACAATGAACTAGAAGATAGAGATACAAATGTATTGAAGTCATGTCTCATGACATTGGCACTGGAATATCTGATACAGTATGGTGGAAGAATTTGCAGGTATCATAGTAGAAAGTGGTTCATATAAATAGTAATTACTTTCAAAATTTATGGTTTCCTATTAATTTACTTGCTTTATTAATAATGTGTGCAAATGGAGGGGGGGATACCAATGAGAATAGTAACCaagttacatttattattttctttatttacaaaaaaaatcaataaatatggtacaaaaatgtataaacattttttatgtatatttccaTCATTGTTGTTGTAGAATATATGGTATTCTTTAAAACATTGTCCAGAACTTATTTCACATTTGTAAGAAAAATCTAGACGACAAAGAAAAAATAGTCATAGATATTACAGCAAAATGTCTTTTCTTTCTTGAAGTGCAATCAAATGCAAGCTTGACTGACAGTCCTGATGTAAAATGATGTCTTCGTTTCTTATTAACATACGTTTAATACAGTCACACCAAGAATCTGCACTATGTAAAGAAAGTAATACTACTGCAACAAACTCtaacttttttagataatgaattTCAATGAACATGTACCAAATTTCCTCATTCATTATGTCACACGAAAATTAATGTTATGTATCTCTTGTTTTGTAACTATGCTGCTGTATATGGGTTTTTAGTGCAGGTATTGTCTTTATCTCTTTCTTACAAACATGACATCTAAAACAAAAAGAATACATTCTTAAGTATACATATCATGTGCAAATTAAAAAGAAGGTAAATAATGGTGTCACGAAAATTAATGTTATGTATCTCTTGTTTTGTAACTATGCTGCTGTATATGGGTTTTTAGTGCAGGTATTGTCTTTATCTCTTTCTTACAAACATGACATCTAAAACAAAAAGAATACATTCTTAAGTATACATATCATGTGCAAATTAAAAAGAAGGTAAATAATGGTGTCAGAAACTTTTACTTTAGATGttttttatgtttgattttcCCACAGACTATCCATCATggaatataatggaatttaatgtgATTATccttcatacaagtgagaagtttagctacctataaaacacggtttaatccactattttctacataggaaaacgcctgtatcaagtcaggagtataacagttgttttccatttgtttgatgtgtttgagcttttggttttgccatttgataagggactttcctttttaattttccttggagtttggtatttttgttattttatttttttaaatgaatgtcaGACAATAGGAACTTGTTTAATCGCAATCATGCATACACATTTCTAATACATAAATCATGTTTGTTGgatataaaaatagaataataaatattcaatgtTATGTTGAAATTCAGTATAATTTCTCTAACAAAAGCATTTAATATTcccatgaaaaataaaaaaatgtagatCATATCTAtgtcttattttataattaaaccaATGATCATTATTCTAAGCTGCGCTACAAAATATACCTCATTTAATAATTAATCTTTATAAAATGCTTGATACTGTTAAGCACATCTTACCTGAGATCAGATTTTAATAGAGATGTAAAGTGGGAGGATTCATGTTCTACCTTTCCAATCTTCTCTAGAGTTTTTATTATATCTACAATGAGAACTCAATATGTAATGCTGCTGATTTTTTTCCCTGCAGAATCTGCAGAAATTATCCATATGTGACTGTATACAAAATGAACTGCAATTATCTTTTTAAAGCTTATACTTCATATATGCCTTAATTAAGGAAATAtttacataaacatgattaataatACAAACAACTTTGTTATTTGCATGAAAACAGTGCACCATATTCTGAATAGATAAAAAGTTACCTTTTGAATCTACAAAATATTCTGTAGTAAAAGAGTTCCAATGTTTCTTATTCTTCAGGCAAGGGCTATCGAAATCTTGACTTATCACATGTAGATGTAAATGGctggaaaaaatataaatacttcaAAGAAAAGAAATTCCCTGTATTTCAATCTTTAATGGGTTATGTATTTGACAATAAAATCTCATTAAAATCTGACTAGGGGAGTGTAGCGTATCAGAACATCCAATTTTAATGAGATTGTATATGACAattaaatgataattattttttgtctGTGATTTTTTTGCTttcattcaaaatgttcaaatagATGGGAGAAACCAAAGCAACAATCAAATCTCATAAATGAAAGAGAAACAGACAAAGGTTATAGGTTTGTTCTTAACTGACCCACATtgtcaattgtaaaaaaaaaatgtaagtcaCAATTTAAGGCAGACTTACTTTtactgtatctgtggtatcctttatttcaatttgattgtgtaaatagttttattaaAGGTTATATTAATcatttaacaagagtgcacacgctgaaatgtctcgccttctatactaatcattgatattatgttgatagtcctaagtataaagctaagctttattacaactgtcacataaacttaacattaaccaagataactaaacaaagaccaatgaaccttgaaaaagaggtacaggtcagatgaaccatgccaggcagacaggtacagctaacaatgcttctatacaacatatatagttgacacattacttatagtttaagaaaaatagaccaaaacacaaaaacttaacactgtgcaatgaaccgtgaaaatgaggtcacggttaaataaaacctgctcgactgacataaagatcataaaatatttccatacaccaaatatagttgacctatggcatatagcattagataaaaagaccaaaactcaaaaacttaactttgaccactgaaccatgaaaatgaggtaaaggtcacatgacatctgcccgctagacatgtacacttaacaatcattccatacaacaaatatagtagacctattgcatatggtatgagaaaaacagaccaaaacacaaaaatttaactataaccactgaaccatgaaaatgaggtcaaggtcagatgacacctgccagttggacatgtacatcttacagtccttccatacaccgaatatactagccctattgcttatagtatctgagatattgacttgaccaccaagacttaaccttgttcactgatccatgaaatgaggtcgaggttaagtgaaaactgtctgacagacacgaggaccttgcaaggtacgcacatatcaaatatagttatcctattacatgtacttataataagagagaattcaacattacaaaaaatttgaacttttttttcaagtggtctgacactgaaccatgaaaatgaggtcaaggacattggacatgtgactgatggaaacttcataacatgaagcatctatatacaaagtatgaagcatccaggtcttccaccttctaaaatataaagcttttaagaagtgagatAACgctgccgccgtagccgccgccgtatcactatccctatgtcaagctttctgcaacaaaagttgcaggctcgacaataatgtGCATACCTCAACAAAACAATTTGccagtaaaattttcaaaatatatctgTACAGGCATTGATTCTATTGATGATAATGCAGTCCTTACTACAGGTGAATAtacaaaggttttttttttatccaagatGCTCTATTTTTAATGAATGGAGGCAAAAATTATGCACAAATGTTTCAATGCAGTTAGTTGACAATTGGtctttatttataattgtttgtacatcattggattttttttttttttttttaaatagttctaAATTAAACTTTACCTTTAAAATCAACAGCATTATATTTATGCATACCTCATACTGGGTATACTATGATATCCATATCTAAACTGTCTTTTTGCATcagaactgaaattttaaaacacaATGTAAAAACACAATACATATGCCTGTATGCATTCACAATTAACATGATAAAGATTAAAAAGCCTGCTTTCCAATTATCtcagtactgttttttttttcttttcagttttagattttttttggagAGAAAAAATCTTAGGTTTGAAGACTATGAACAGTTTCGATACATTACATGTACAAGTTTTCTAGAAAAAGCAAGCTTTAATCTACCTTAGCTGTAACGTTAGAACTTGCATGGACATAACCACTTATTTTACAAAGTCATAAAGATTGTCAGTTCACATTGACTATGATCACCATGATCACATGATCATTTATTACATGCTTTGTGTACATTATTTGTAGGAAAGGAAATTAAACACATTGCTGAGCTTGAGTTGTAAAAATAAACATCTGCACAACTAACCAGAAGAATACCTagatacaaaatattaatatgtGAAATCTTGACATTACTTTTCAAAAGATACATGTCCTAAACCAAACAAATACCTTTTTGCTAATTCTCTTCCTTTCTCTtccatatattttaataaatcaatatctTCTTTCTTTAGACTTTTTAAATTAGGAATGTTCTTTTTTGGCATAATAAGGAAATGATACTTTGCCTGTGAATGAATTGAGATAAAATAAGAATTACTGCTACatttgtaatgcatttttaattttccAACCATATCATCGACCCATAAAAATCATTGACATGGTGGATAATTATCTCATTAGAAATCCCACCAGATCACCttattaaaccatttataatatttttacttCGCCACACTCTTTATGTCCATTCATTTGTACGTTGTGACCTAAATTAAATGATTGCCCCTTCCTAGTATTTTCAACAAAATACAGAGTCAAAAATGTTCCACAGACAGGAAGGCTCAGATGTCTGGAGATAAACCAGATTATATCTTACATTTTATAGTAATTTCATTATAAGAGATCAAAATTTTTCGGACTAGTACATACAAATAATGTCAATAGACAGAAAATAGTTTTCTCAGGTAACTGTTTTCACAATCTgttacaatattttcttttaatattgtaATTTGTTCGTTCGGTATCCCGctatgaacatttttttcttatttttttcagtaGACTTAGCTTTAATTTTTTGCTACCATGTATTGTTAAGCTTGGTTACTCATAATTGTTTTTCAGTCACTCAATGTACAATGTTGTTCCATACTAAAGCTCCTGACCctgtttgtttaaattcaaattcCAACAGCATCACAATCACGTGATGCATTGAAAagttctacccaatcaaattgctctattGTCAATACGTTGATTTTTTCAGTCTAAGgcaattatattatttgtttatgaGATATTGCTTtgaaatagtttgcaataatttggGAGTTTATTCAACAGGAAACCTCATTTTTAGTCATGAGATTTGACATCAATggaattttgtatgaatatttacTATTTACCTAtggtcatgatggtcagaatattgatctttttatattaaatcaattatttttcatAATGTAAATCGGTTTTtattaacctactctatattcctgaACAAAATTATGGCATGAACATCGTTTTTTCATATAGCAATGTATAGTTTTCCTTTCGTTTTGGATGGGTTTTTTGGGGGAAATCGCGTAAGACATTAGGTgcttgtcattttgaaattcataaaaatactaCGGTATTTGCTTGACCTATTTTGtctgccacaagattgatgatgcttaatgtaatgtacacaaagcaatggaggctGGAAGagggattttgtgaagttctgaAATGTTTTAGTGATTTGGAggtgggattttgtgaagttctgaAATGTTTTTAGGCATTTGGAAGTGGGATTTTGGGAAGTTCTgaaattttttaag includes:
- the LOC143069354 gene encoding aprataxin-like; its protein translation is MATGGLKRKNDSDNDVKSKKPNNFWQGGLLTSMNDPDLQVFSDEQITVIKDKYPKAKYHFLIMPKKNIPNLKSLKKEDIDLLKYMEEKGRELAKSSDAKRQFRYGYHSIPSMSHLHLHVISQDFDSPCLKNKKHWNSFTTEYFVDSKDIIKTLEKIGKVEHESSHFTSLLKSDLRCHVCKKEIKTIPALKTHIQQHSYKTRDT